The following coding sequences are from one Arthrobacter sp. PvP023 window:
- the acs gene encoding acetate--CoA ligase: MSQQTTGSTTTTPRQGDAFENLSQEDRKFAPSAEFAANAVVTAADYAEADADRPAFWAKQARELLTWSKDFTQTLDWSNPPFAKWFVGGEINAAYNALDRHVENGLGDRVAIYFEGEPGDTRTYTYAQLTDEVKKAANAFESLGVAKGDRVAVYLPMIPEAVITLLACARIGAIHSVVFGGFSAEALRSRIDDAEAKLVVTADGTYRRGKPSSLKHAVDDALSHEGDGSGHTVENVVVVKRNGQDVDWHEGRDHWWADTVGAASAEHTAVGHDSEHPLFILYTSGTTGKPKGILHTTGGYLAQGAYTHKAVFDLHPETDVYWCTADVGWITGHSYVAYAPLINGATQVMYEGTPDSPHQGRWWEIIEKYKVSILYTAPTAIRTFMKWGKEIPAKFDLSSIRVLGSVGEPINPEAWMWYRDVIGANAGKNGEKKENPAPIVDTWWQTETGAQMIAPLPGVTATKPGSAQVPLPGIAVDVVDEAGESVPNGRGGFLVIREPWPAMLRGIWGDPERFKETYWSRFETMYFAGDGAKKDDDGDVWLLGRVDDVMNISGHRLSTAEIESALVSHPAVAEAAVVGAADETTGQAVVAFVILREDAVDSGDAIVQELRNHVSKEIGPIAKPKTILVVPELPKTRSGKIMRRLLKDVAEGREVGDATTLADNTVMAQIAQSLRK; this comes from the coding sequence ATGTCCCAACAGACCACAGGCTCCACCACGACAACACCCCGGCAGGGCGACGCCTTCGAGAACCTCTCCCAGGAGGACCGCAAGTTCGCCCCGTCAGCGGAGTTCGCCGCCAACGCGGTGGTCACCGCTGCGGACTACGCAGAGGCCGATGCCGACCGTCCCGCATTCTGGGCGAAGCAGGCCCGCGAGCTGCTCACCTGGAGCAAGGACTTCACCCAGACACTTGACTGGTCCAACCCTCCCTTCGCAAAGTGGTTCGTCGGCGGCGAGATCAACGCCGCCTACAACGCGCTGGACCGCCATGTGGAGAACGGCCTCGGGGACCGGGTGGCCATCTACTTTGAGGGCGAGCCCGGCGACACCCGCACGTACACCTACGCGCAGCTCACCGACGAGGTCAAGAAGGCAGCCAATGCCTTCGAATCCCTCGGCGTGGCCAAAGGCGACCGCGTGGCCGTTTACCTGCCCATGATCCCGGAGGCGGTCATCACTTTGCTGGCCTGCGCCCGGATCGGCGCCATCCACTCCGTGGTGTTCGGCGGCTTCTCCGCCGAGGCCCTGCGCTCCCGCATCGACGACGCCGAAGCCAAGCTCGTGGTCACGGCCGACGGCACCTACCGCCGCGGCAAGCCCAGCTCGCTTAAGCACGCAGTGGACGACGCCTTGTCCCACGAAGGGGACGGCAGCGGCCACACCGTCGAGAACGTCGTCGTCGTCAAGCGCAACGGCCAGGACGTGGACTGGCACGAGGGCAGGGACCATTGGTGGGCCGACACCGTTGGAGCAGCCTCCGCGGAGCACACGGCCGTGGGCCATGACTCCGAGCACCCGCTGTTCATCCTTTACACCTCCGGCACCACCGGCAAGCCCAAGGGCATCCTGCACACCACCGGCGGCTACCTGGCCCAGGGCGCCTACACCCACAAGGCCGTGTTCGACCTGCACCCGGAAACGGACGTGTACTGGTGCACCGCCGACGTCGGCTGGATCACCGGCCACTCCTACGTCGCCTACGCCCCGCTGATCAACGGCGCCACCCAGGTCATGTACGAAGGCACCCCGGACTCCCCGCACCAGGGCCGCTGGTGGGAAATCATCGAAAAGTACAAGGTGTCCATCCTCTACACCGCACCCACCGCGATCCGGACCTTCATGAAGTGGGGCAAGGAGATCCCGGCCAAGTTCGACCTCTCCTCCATCCGCGTCCTGGGCTCGGTGGGCGAACCCATCAATCCCGAGGCCTGGATGTGGTACCGCGACGTCATCGGCGCCAACGCGGGCAAGAACGGCGAAAAGAAGGAAAATCCGGCCCCGATCGTGGACACCTGGTGGCAGACGGAAACCGGTGCCCAGATGATTGCCCCGCTGCCGGGCGTCACCGCGACCAAACCCGGCTCGGCCCAGGTGCCGCTGCCAGGCATCGCCGTGGATGTGGTCGATGAGGCCGGCGAATCCGTACCGAACGGCCGCGGCGGCTTCCTGGTCATCCGCGAGCCCTGGCCGGCCATGCTCCGCGGCATCTGGGGGGACCCGGAACGCTTCAAGGAAACCTACTGGTCCCGCTTCGAGACCATGTATTTCGCCGGTGACGGCGCCAAGAAGGACGACGACGGCGACGTCTGGCTCCTGGGCCGCGTGGACGACGTGATGAATATTTCCGGCCACCGGCTCTCCACCGCGGAGATCGAATCGGCCCTGGTCAGCCACCCCGCCGTGGCGGAAGCGGCCGTGGTGGGTGCCGCCGACGAAACCACCGGACAGGCCGTCGTCGCCTTCGTGATCCTCCGCGAGGACGCCGTGGACTCCGGGGATGCAATCGTCCAGGAACTCCGCAACCACGTGAGCAAGGAGATCGGTCCGATCGCCAAGCCCAAGACCATCCTGGTGGTGCCGGAGCTGCCCAAGACCCGTTCCGGCAAGATCATGCGCCGCCTCCTCAAGGACGTCGCCGAGGGCCGCGAAGTCGGTGATGCCACTACCTTGGCGGACAACACCGTCATGGCCCAGATCGCCCAGTCGCTCAGAAAATAG
- the nth gene encoding endonuclease III — protein sequence MATLSGTPKPGGIIPRTSGESLLGLKRRARRINRALAELYPYAHAELDFRSPFELLVATVLSAQTTDVVVNQVTPMLFARYPDARSMAEADPAELEVILKPTGFFRAKARNVMALCNRLVDEYDGEVPPRLQDLVTLPGVGRKTANVVLGNAFGIPGITVDTHFGRLARRLGWTESDDPVRVEADVAELFEPRDWTMLSHRVVFHGRRVCHARKPACGACAVATWCPSYGAGETDPEKARKLLKYELAPGQEALLAQLLAETHRAAEIRMESQKRGK from the coding sequence GTGGCCACTCTTTCCGGCACCCCGAAGCCGGGCGGCATTATTCCGCGGACGTCCGGGGAATCCCTGCTGGGGCTGAAGCGGCGGGCCCGCAGGATCAACCGGGCGCTGGCTGAGCTTTACCCCTATGCGCACGCCGAGCTGGACTTCCGCAGCCCCTTCGAGCTCCTCGTGGCGACAGTGCTCTCGGCCCAGACCACCGATGTGGTGGTCAACCAGGTCACACCGATGCTGTTTGCCCGGTATCCGGACGCCCGGAGCATGGCCGAAGCCGACCCCGCCGAGCTCGAAGTGATCCTCAAGCCCACCGGTTTCTTCCGCGCGAAAGCGAGGAACGTCATGGCGCTGTGCAACCGGCTGGTGGACGAGTACGACGGTGAGGTGCCGCCGCGGTTGCAGGACCTGGTAACGCTGCCCGGTGTGGGTCGTAAGACTGCCAACGTGGTGCTGGGCAACGCCTTCGGCATTCCCGGGATTACCGTGGACACGCATTTTGGCCGCCTTGCCAGGCGGTTGGGCTGGACCGAATCCGACGATCCCGTCCGCGTTGAGGCCGATGTGGCCGAGCTGTTCGAACCGCGGGACTGGACCATGCTCTCGCACCGGGTGGTATTTCACGGACGGCGCGTCTGCCATGCACGGAAGCCGGCCTGCGGTGCCTGTGCGGTGGCCACGTGGTGCCCCAGCTACGGGGCGGGGGAGACGGACCCGGAGAAGGCACGCAAGCTGCTCAAATACGAGCTCGCGCCCGGGCAGGAGGCGCTCCTGGCACAACTGCTGGCTGAAACACACCGGGCTGCTGAAATCCGGATGGAATCACAAAAGCGGGGGAAATGA
- a CDS encoding CoA pyrophosphatase: MTARQDLVDLIAAIDAGSGPARNPYWRDLAVDDSVARKAAVLMLFGALDNVPAASGKPLAPADLDVLLLERAHTLDDHPGQVAFPGGGIDPGETPIEAALREAEEETGLDSAGVEVLGAMPQLALPRGNFLVTPVLAWWHSPSPVRVVDYGESAQVFRVPVRDLLDPDNRVMATVSRAGQSFLSPAFVVNKVVVWGFTGMILNELFDHLGWSVPWDRSRLHQIDV; encoded by the coding sequence ATGACCGCCCGCCAGGACCTCGTGGACCTCATTGCCGCCATTGACGCCGGGAGCGGCCCGGCGCGCAATCCCTACTGGCGCGATCTCGCGGTGGATGACAGCGTTGCCCGCAAAGCCGCCGTGCTGATGCTGTTCGGTGCCTTGGACAACGTTCCGGCCGCTTCGGGAAAGCCGTTGGCACCGGCCGACCTTGATGTCCTGCTGCTGGAACGCGCCCACACGCTGGACGATCACCCCGGCCAGGTGGCGTTTCCGGGCGGCGGGATCGACCCCGGCGAGACCCCCATCGAAGCGGCCCTCCGCGAAGCCGAAGAGGAAACAGGGTTGGACTCGGCCGGGGTGGAAGTACTGGGTGCCATGCCGCAGCTGGCCTTGCCCCGCGGGAATTTCCTGGTGACGCCCGTCCTTGCCTGGTGGCACTCGCCTTCGCCTGTCCGGGTGGTGGACTACGGCGAATCGGCCCAGGTTTTCCGGGTCCCGGTCCGGGACCTTCTGGATCCCGACAACCGCGTGATGGCAACGGTCAGCCGGGCCGGCCAGTCGTTCCTGAGCCCTGCCTTCGTGGTGAACAAGGTGGTGGTCTGGGGCTTTACCGGGATGATCCTGAACGAACTGTTCGATCACCTGGGCTGGTCCGTTCCCTGGGACCGGTCGCGGTTGCACCAGATCGATGTGTGA
- a CDS encoding YegP family protein: MAGTFEIVNAEEEAFYFRLTADDGTLVAVSPRFKTLKGVVAGINAVRENAATGLVVNRSRRELASG; this comes from the coding sequence GTGGCTGGCACATTTGAAATTGTTAACGCGGAGGAAGAAGCTTTCTACTTCCGGCTCACGGCCGACGACGGCACGTTGGTGGCGGTTTCGCCACGGTTCAAGACGCTCAAAGGCGTGGTCGCAGGCATCAACGCGGTCCGCGAGAATGCAGCCACCGGGCTGGTCGTAAACCGCTCCCGGAGGGAACTGGCTTCCGGCTAG
- a CDS encoding bifunctional 3'-5' exonuclease/DNA polymerase, with protein MYLLLSAHADGAALQELAADGSAAAANPKPRLISAGELAGVVRELEKRRPRWIWHRTQDWYPALLAAGVELERCYDLTLCGAILAHSEFTAHTAYARNAEKLTQDDDSQQPPRSLQPPPQPAHQGALFEDSGLSRAPRHSLEELRTEYAAQQEALSQAGTDANRRQRLQLLLAAESAGAMIAAEMQHTGVPWREELHEEILADYLGPRPPLGHRPAKLEALNTELRRLLNSPGLNPDSPQELMRALHRNGIEVKTTRQWELKESSHPAIEPLLAYKKLARLHAANGWAWLDAWVNNGRFQPEYVVGGVVSGRWASRGGGALQIPRQIRGAVHADPGHKLIVADASQLEPRVLVALAQDSKMAEAARDKDLYAGIAAQGFGGDRAKAKVALLGAIYGATTGESGRLMPQLTRTYPRAVGFVEQAAREGEAGGTVTSRLGRSSPPPSDRWLQSQKSTTAEEQRRADAIARSRGRFTRNFVVQGSAADWAACWLAELRRRLRAMRSTGGPTGELVFFLHDEVMVHCPDDSVDACIRAIEEAAAAAKELLFGRIPVEFPVSVAVVDSYDKAK; from the coding sequence ATGTACCTGCTGCTGTCCGCCCACGCCGACGGCGCAGCCCTCCAGGAACTGGCAGCGGACGGCTCTGCCGCCGCTGCCAACCCCAAACCCCGCCTCATCAGCGCCGGCGAGCTGGCCGGCGTCGTACGTGAACTCGAAAAGCGGCGCCCGCGCTGGATCTGGCACCGGACGCAGGACTGGTATCCGGCGCTCCTGGCGGCGGGGGTTGAACTGGAACGCTGCTACGACCTCACACTCTGCGGAGCGATCCTGGCGCACTCCGAGTTCACCGCCCACACTGCCTATGCCCGCAACGCGGAAAAGCTCACCCAGGACGACGACTCGCAGCAGCCGCCACGCAGCCTGCAGCCGCCGCCCCAGCCGGCACATCAGGGGGCACTTTTCGAGGACTCCGGACTCAGCCGGGCACCAAGGCATTCACTCGAGGAGCTGCGCACTGAGTACGCCGCCCAACAAGAAGCCCTCAGCCAGGCGGGCACGGACGCGAACCGCAGGCAGCGCCTCCAGTTGCTCCTCGCCGCTGAGTCCGCGGGCGCCATGATCGCGGCGGAAATGCAGCACACCGGTGTTCCCTGGCGCGAAGAACTTCACGAAGAGATCCTGGCGGACTATCTGGGCCCGCGCCCGCCGCTGGGCCACCGGCCCGCCAAGCTCGAGGCGCTGAACACCGAGCTCCGCAGGCTCCTGAACTCGCCAGGCCTCAACCCGGATTCGCCCCAGGAACTGATGCGCGCCCTGCACCGGAACGGCATTGAGGTGAAGACCACCAGGCAATGGGAACTCAAGGAATCCAGCCACCCGGCCATCGAACCTCTCCTCGCCTACAAGAAGCTGGCACGGCTCCATGCGGCCAACGGCTGGGCCTGGCTGGACGCCTGGGTGAACAACGGCCGCTTCCAGCCCGAGTATGTGGTGGGAGGCGTCGTCTCCGGACGGTGGGCATCGCGCGGCGGCGGAGCACTGCAGATTCCGCGCCAGATCCGCGGCGCCGTGCACGCCGATCCCGGCCATAAACTCATCGTGGCTGACGCCTCGCAGCTCGAGCCGCGGGTGCTGGTGGCCCTGGCCCAGGACTCCAAAATGGCCGAAGCAGCCCGGGACAAGGATCTCTATGCGGGCATCGCAGCCCAGGGATTCGGCGGTGACCGCGCCAAAGCCAAGGTGGCCCTGCTCGGTGCCATCTACGGGGCCACCACCGGCGAATCCGGGCGCCTTATGCCGCAGCTGACCCGCACGTACCCGCGTGCCGTCGGCTTCGTGGAACAGGCTGCCCGGGAGGGAGAGGCCGGCGGAACGGTCACCTCCAGGCTGGGCCGCAGCAGCCCGCCGCCGTCGGACCGCTGGCTGCAGAGCCAGAAATCCACCACCGCCGAGGAACAGCGCCGGGCGGACGCGATTGCCCGCTCCCGCGGCCGGTTCACCCGCAACTTCGTGGTCCAGGGGTCGGCAGCTGACTGGGCGGCCTGCTGGCTGGCGGAGTTACGACGGCGGCTCCGCGCCATGCGCTCGACCGGCGGACCCACGGGCGAGCTGGTGTTCTTCCTTCATGACGAAGTGATGGTCCACTGCCCCGACGACTCCGTGGACGCGTGTATCCGGGCCATCGAGGAGGCAGCTGCGGCCGCCAAGGAACTGCTGTTCGGCCGGATTCCGGTGGAATTCCCGGTGAGCGTGGCAGTGGTGGACTCCTACGACAAGGCGAAATAG
- the ssd gene encoding septum site-determining protein Ssd: MSRQHLHEPTPEPTPEFTPEFSGLGPGPVTAPGRGIGPASGASAGPPEPGMAARRAARATAPGDDGVSRREASRARNGTEEEAAKPRAQEGRSTRGRQTPGRQADAGRRPGQARAAVRGTTARDALPAARAPGAWLPAESAETLLVTGFDFLRGEVERIVAAAGGQIRVAADATEAAPFWDTAAVVLVGSDIRELPPRRRAPAVLVGLGGEGDSLWHLAAALGAERVAVLPDAAAWLAEYLSRSRSPEAGGLVLGVTGGCGGAGATTASIWIAQAAAEWGARVLLIDGDPWGGGLELALAAEESPGLRWNDLSEASGSIDPEQLSDALPVAGGFSFLSWPGSRERQKGVEAATVGGVLDAARRGYELVLVDIGRGTEPLRTFAWDCDRILVVAPAQLKAAVSSARLLQELPPVETALVIRGKAGAVLDGPLIAESVGLPLQGLVPEVKGTANATELGRLLEMGRRRSVRRFAASVLDLLGGELP, translated from the coding sequence ATGAGCAGGCAGCATCTTCACGAACCCACGCCGGAGCCCACGCCGGAATTCACGCCCGAATTCAGCGGCCTCGGCCCCGGCCCCGTGACGGCCCCGGGCCGAGGTATTGGTCCAGCCTCCGGAGCGTCAGCCGGGCCTCCGGAGCCGGGCATGGCGGCACGCCGTGCGGCGCGGGCCACAGCGCCGGGAGATGACGGCGTTTCGCGCCGAGAAGCGTCCCGGGCACGGAACGGAACTGAAGAAGAAGCAGCCAAACCGCGCGCCCAGGAAGGACGATCCACGCGCGGGCGGCAGACGCCCGGCCGGCAGGCTGATGCGGGCAGGCGGCCAGGCCAGGCCAGGGCGGCAGTCCGCGGAACCACGGCAAGGGATGCCCTGCCGGCCGCCCGGGCTCCCGGCGCCTGGCTTCCGGCCGAGTCTGCGGAAACGCTCTTGGTGACCGGCTTTGACTTTCTTCGCGGCGAGGTTGAACGGATCGTGGCCGCTGCCGGCGGCCAGATTCGCGTCGCAGCCGATGCCACCGAAGCGGCCCCTTTCTGGGACACCGCGGCCGTAGTACTCGTGGGCAGCGATATCCGCGAGCTGCCGCCCCGCCGCCGGGCACCTGCCGTGCTCGTGGGCCTGGGCGGTGAGGGCGACAGCCTCTGGCATCTTGCCGCGGCCCTGGGCGCCGAACGCGTGGCGGTACTACCGGATGCCGCCGCGTGGCTGGCTGAATACCTGAGCCGCTCACGGTCACCGGAAGCCGGCGGGCTCGTCCTGGGTGTGACAGGCGGGTGCGGGGGAGCCGGCGCCACTACCGCTTCGATCTGGATCGCCCAGGCTGCCGCGGAGTGGGGAGCCCGCGTCCTGTTGATTGATGGCGATCCCTGGGGCGGCGGCCTGGAACTGGCCCTTGCTGCCGAAGAATCACCCGGTCTGCGGTGGAACGACCTTTCAGAGGCGAGCGGGAGCATCGATCCGGAACAGCTGTCCGACGCGCTGCCCGTGGCGGGCGGGTTCTCCTTCCTGTCCTGGCCGGGCAGCCGCGAACGCCAAAAGGGTGTGGAGGCAGCCACCGTGGGCGGTGTCCTCGATGCCGCGCGGCGTGGGTACGAACTCGTCCTGGTGGACATCGGCCGCGGAACGGAGCCGCTGCGGACATTCGCCTGGGACTGCGACCGCATCCTCGTGGTGGCCCCCGCGCAGCTCAAGGCCGCCGTTTCGTCCGCCAGACTCCTGCAGGAACTCCCCCCGGTGGAGACTGCGCTGGTGATCAGGGGCAAGGCGGGAGCCGTCCTCGACGGGCCGCTGATCGCGGAATCCGTAGGGTTGCCCCTGCAAGGACTTGTTCCGGAGGTGAAGGGCACGGCCAACGCCACGGAGCTGGGCCGGCTGTTGGAAATGGGCCGCCGGCGCAGCGTGCGCCGGTTCGCCGCCTCGGTACTCGACCTGCTGGGTGGTGAGCTTCCATGA
- a CDS encoding TadA family conjugal transfer-associated ATPase, producing the protein MSTPPQMPGPSRFPGPAGGLRRRQNSALDAGLLESVRESVMADSGPVTPSRVAAAVQATGRLLGTAGSLAAVERISAELNGLGPLQALTRDPSVTDIFVNAPDSVWLDRGNGLEQAAVSFSSESEVRSLAARLVAAGGRRLDDGSPCVDVRLEAGYRVHAVLPPISTAGTLLSVRIRRHQVFTLDELRDGGMFGSLVQDVLERVVSRRLSFLVSGATGSGKTTLLSTLLGLSEPGERLVLIEDASELNPVHPHVVSLESRHGNLEGGGAVDLAELVRQALRMRPDRLVVGECRGAEVRELLTAMNTGHTGGGGTIHANTAAAVPARLTALGALAGMGQDAMRLQVASALDVVVHVERSRGIRQVACIGVVEDGPLGLEVSAAVAVQAGAVSFGASWPKLARRLGIDASGAADPGAGPVGPVHRGSE; encoded by the coding sequence ATGAGCACGCCTCCGCAGATGCCGGGTCCGTCCCGGTTTCCCGGGCCGGCCGGCGGCCTCAGGCGGCGGCAGAACAGTGCACTCGACGCCGGGCTGCTCGAATCGGTCCGCGAATCAGTGATGGCCGATTCCGGTCCGGTGACCCCCTCCCGGGTGGCCGCTGCCGTTCAGGCCACGGGAAGGCTCCTGGGCACGGCGGGGTCGCTGGCCGCCGTCGAAAGGATCAGCGCAGAGCTCAACGGCCTGGGACCGTTGCAGGCGCTGACCAGGGATCCGTCCGTCACGGACATCTTCGTCAACGCCCCGGACTCCGTCTGGCTGGACCGCGGAAACGGCCTGGAGCAGGCGGCGGTGTCGTTCTCCTCCGAAAGCGAGGTCCGTTCGCTGGCGGCCCGCCTCGTGGCGGCAGGCGGGCGGCGCCTTGACGACGGATCCCCGTGCGTGGATGTCAGGCTTGAGGCCGGATACCGGGTCCACGCAGTCCTCCCGCCGATCTCGACAGCCGGGACGCTGTTGAGCGTCAGAATCCGCCGTCACCAGGTGTTTACGCTGGACGAGCTCCGGGACGGCGGCATGTTTGGTTCCTTGGTCCAGGACGTCCTGGAACGCGTGGTTTCACGGCGCCTGAGCTTCCTCGTCAGCGGTGCCACCGGGTCGGGGAAGACCACCCTCCTCTCAACGCTCCTGGGGCTGAGCGAGCCTGGCGAACGGCTCGTCCTGATCGAGGATGCTTCCGAGCTGAACCCCGTCCACCCGCACGTGGTGTCACTTGAGTCGAGGCACGGAAACCTCGAAGGCGGCGGTGCCGTGGACCTCGCCGAACTCGTACGGCAGGCCCTCCGAATGAGGCCCGACCGCCTGGTGGTGGGGGAATGCCGCGGAGCCGAGGTCCGCGAACTCCTGACGGCCATGAACACCGGACACACCGGCGGCGGCGGGACCATCCACGCGAACACAGCTGCCGCCGTGCCTGCCCGGCTCACGGCGCTGGGGGCCCTTGCCGGAATGGGCCAGGACGCCATGCGGCTGCAGGTTGCCAGCGCTTTGGACGTTGTGGTGCATGTTGAGCGGTCCCGCGGCATCCGTCAGGTGGCTTGCATCGGGGTGGTTGAAGACGGACCCCTCGGACTGGAAGTCTCGGCTGCCGTGGCCGTGCAGGCGGGTGCCGTCAGCTTTGGAGCCTCATGGCCGAAGCTGGCTCGAAGACTGGGCATTGATGCTTCCGGCGCCGCGGACCCCGGTGCCGGACCCGTGGGGCCAGTGCACAGGGGAAGCGAATGA
- a CDS encoding type II secretion system F family protein: MTAEWLPSAVVALVLAAAAALALTGRGSPYRRLLRRSRLTMDNGGNGDAGTTRPALRAGEGLRDTAMMLELIGAMLDAGSGIGRALELVADSASPEYRHSLRPVVSALAIGADWETAWRSSEVRTPELLVLRQALGFAALTGAPSSAILYAQAARLRRERFRAAEKRAAALGVRLVVPLGLCSLPAFVCLGVVPVLLAMLPTGS; encoded by the coding sequence ATGACGGCGGAATGGCTGCCGTCGGCGGTCGTGGCACTTGTGCTGGCCGCGGCCGCTGCCCTGGCCTTGACCGGACGCGGTAGCCCGTACAGGAGACTTCTTCGGCGGAGCCGGCTGACCATGGACAACGGAGGGAACGGCGATGCCGGGACAACCCGTCCGGCTCTTCGGGCCGGGGAGGGCCTGCGCGACACCGCCATGATGCTGGAGCTGATCGGGGCCATGCTGGACGCCGGTTCGGGGATCGGGCGTGCACTGGAACTCGTCGCTGATTCAGCCTCACCTGAGTACCGCCATTCGCTCCGTCCCGTTGTGTCGGCGCTGGCCATTGGAGCCGACTGGGAAACAGCGTGGCGCAGTTCCGAGGTCAGGACTCCGGAGCTGTTGGTCCTGCGGCAGGCACTGGGCTTTGCCGCCCTGACCGGGGCGCCGTCGTCGGCCATTCTCTACGCACAGGCAGCCAGGCTGCGCAGGGAACGCTTCAGGGCGGCGGAGAAGCGTGCTGCCGCCCTCGGCGTACGGCTGGTGGTCCCGCTTGGCCTCTGTTCGCTGCCCGCCTTCGTCTGCCTGGGCGTGGTCCCGGTCTTGCTGGCGATGCTTCCCACCGGAAGCTGA
- a CDS encoding DUF4244 domain-containing protein, translating to MSTTSNHRPYAQTEPTGQAVHADAEVLEIYPGAREAAPVSGRARRRLTGSEVGMATAEYAIATLAAVGFAGILVFILRSDEVRGFLLNLIRTALALP from the coding sequence ATGTCAACTACATCCAACCACCGCCCGTACGCCCAGACTGAGCCCACCGGCCAGGCCGTCCACGCGGACGCAGAAGTGCTGGAGATCTACCCGGGTGCCCGGGAAGCGGCGCCCGTTTCCGGCAGGGCGCGACGGCGTCTTACGGGATCCGAAGTGGGAATGGCCACCGCGGAATACGCCATCGCTACCCTCGCCGCAGTGGGTTTCGCCGGGATCCTGGTGTTCATCCTTCGCAGTGACGAAGTCCGGGGCTTCCTGCTGAACCTGATCCGGACGGCGCTGGCGTTGCCATGA
- a CDS encoding TadE family type IV pilus minor pilin, with amino-acid sequence MTQGLRRCRVADRGAVTAEFAVALPAVLLLLALLLAGSAAGITQLRLEEAARAGARALARGEDAGAVEGIVRQLAGGSASSSIVGEGEWLSVTVSGRVSGPVGSIIPWTLSARALARSETAESVRVRPSETWTVPAHSGHVREQRPEAVAS; translated from the coding sequence ATGACGCAGGGGTTACGCCGCTGCCGGGTGGCGGACCGCGGAGCTGTGACCGCCGAGTTCGCGGTGGCGTTGCCGGCTGTCCTTCTTCTCCTGGCGCTGCTGCTTGCGGGATCGGCGGCGGGGATTACCCAGCTTCGGCTCGAAGAAGCGGCACGGGCCGGGGCAAGGGCGCTGGCGCGAGGGGAAGACGCCGGCGCCGTGGAGGGTATCGTCCGGCAGCTCGCCGGGGGCTCGGCATCATCATCCATCGTGGGTGAGGGTGAATGGCTCAGTGTCACGGTTTCAGGAAGGGTGTCCGGGCCAGTCGGGTCCATCATCCCGTGGACGTTGTCCGCCCGGGCTTTGGCCAGGAGCGAAACCGCGGAGTCCGTGCGAGTCCGTCCGTCGGAGACGTGGACCGTACCGGCACACTCCGGGCACGTCCGGGAGCAGCGTCCCGAAGCTGTGGCCTCGTGA
- a CDS encoding Rv3654c family TadE-like protein: MAGAAHPGNSEPANGEQGNPKPGNGEQGNPEPGGAHAGEPEHGHERGSGTVLAAGLGMVVMLAMVLMLLLAQSAVMASRAAAAADLAALAAADALRGISQGVPCSVAADVAGRQGARITSCTEGGSDTVEVRTELLNRSMFGVATGHARAGPPP, encoded by the coding sequence GTGGCGGGGGCTGCGCACCCGGGAAATTCGGAACCGGCGAACGGCGAACAGGGAAATCCGAAACCCGGGAACGGCGAGCAGGGAAATCCGGAACCGGGCGGAGCACATGCCGGTGAGCCGGAACATGGCCATGAGCGCGGATCCGGAACAGTTCTTGCCGCCGGGCTCGGAATGGTGGTGATGCTAGCCATGGTGCTGATGCTGTTGCTTGCCCAGTCGGCCGTGATGGCATCCAGGGCAGCGGCGGCCGCCGACCTTGCAGCGCTGGCGGCCGCCGACGCGCTGCGCGGGATCAGCCAGGGCGTGCCGTGCTCCGTGGCGGCCGATGTTGCCGGCCGGCAAGGGGCGAGAATAACCAGTTGCACGGAAGGAGGAAGTGACACCGTCGAGGTCCGGACAGAGCTCTTGAACAGGAGCATGTTCGGCGTGGCGACCGGCCACGCCAGGGCCGGCCCGCCGCCATGA